In one window of Oncorhynchus gorbuscha isolate QuinsamMale2020 ecotype Even-year linkage group LG23, OgorEven_v1.0, whole genome shotgun sequence DNA:
- the LOC124010762 gene encoding eukaryotic peptide chain release factor subunit 1-like: protein MADDPNAADRNVEIWKIKKLIKSLEAARGNGTSMISLIIPPKDQISRVAKMLADEFGTASNIKSRVNRLSVLGAITSVQQRLKLYNKVPPNGLVVYCGTIVTDEGKEKKVNIDFEPFKPINTSLYLCDNKFHTEALTALLSDDSKFGFIVIDGSGALFGTLQGNTREVLHKFTVDLPKKHGRGGQSALRFARLRMEKRHNYVRKVAETAVQLYVANDKVNVAGMVLAGSADFKTELSQSDMFDPRLQAKILKLVDISYGGENGFNQAIELSAEVLSNVKFIQEKKLIGRYFDEISQDTGKYCFGVEDTLKALEMGAVEILIVYENLDTMRYILRLHGAESVGTENDEKTLYLTPEQEKDKSHFTDKETGQDHELIESMPLLEWFANNYKKFGATLEIVTDKSQEGSQFVKGFGGIGGCLRYRVDFQAIDYQAEDDDCFDLDDY, encoded by the exons TAATGGAACCAGTATGATCTCGCTGATCATCCCCCCTAAGGACCAGATCTCCAGAGTGGCCAAGATGTTGGCAGATGAGTTTGGCACAGCCTCCAACATCAAGAGCAGAGTCAACAGGCTCTCTGTGCTCGGGGCCATCACCTCTGTACAGCAGAGACTAAAGCTATACAACAAGG TGCCGCCTAATGGCCTGGTGGTGTACTGTGGAACCATCGTGACAGACGAGGGCAAAGAGAAGAAAGTCAACATTGACTTTGAGCCTTTTAAACCCATCAACACCTCCCTGTACCTCTGTGACAACAAGTTCCACACTGAG gcgtTGACAGCCCTGCTGTCTGATGACAGTAAGTTTGGCTTCATAGTGATAGATGGTAGTGGGGCTCTATTCGGGACACTCCAGGGGAACACTAGAGAGGTCCTGCACAAGTTCACTGTGGACTTGCCCAAGAAACACG gCCGAGGAGGTCAGTCTGCTTTGCGCTTTGCCCGTCTGAGGATGGAGAAGAGACACAACTATGTGAGGAAGGTGGCTGAGACAGCTGTCCAGCTCTATGTGGCCAACGACAAGGTCAACGTGGCCGGAATGGTCCTAGCAGGGTCTGCCGACTTCAAGACTGAGCTCAGCCAGTCCGACATGTTCGACCCT aGGTTACAGGCAAAGATTCTAAAGCTGGTGGACATCTCGTACGGAGGGGAGAACGGTTTCAACCAGGCCATCGAGCTGTCGGCAGAGGTCCTCTCTAACGTCAAGTTCATCCAGGAAAAGAAGCTCATAG GTCGGTACTTTGATGAGATCAGTCAGGACACGGGGAAGTACTGTTTTGGGGTGGAGGACACACTCAAAGCACTGGAGATGGGGGCTGTGGAGATCCTCATCGTTTATGAGAACCTAGACACCATGCGTTATATTCTTCGCCTGCACGGGGCTGAGAGCGTCGGAACAGAAAacg ATGAGAAGACTCTTTATTTAACACCAGAGCAGGAGAAGGACAAGTCCCACTTCACAGACAAGGAG ACTGGGCAGGACCACGAGTTGATTGAAAGCATGCCTCTGCTGGAGTGGTTTGCCAACAACTACAAGAAGTTTGGAGCCACGCTGGAGATCgtcacagacaagagtcaggaaGGGTCTCAGTTTGTCAAGGGCTTCGGTGGCATCGGGG GATGCTTGCGGTACAGGGTGGATTTCCAGGCCATAGATTACCAGGCGGAGGACGACGACTGTTTTGATTTAGATGACTACTAG
- the LOC124010761 gene encoding F-box and WD repeat domain-containing 11-B isoform X4 has product MTGSRKRPSEGNCDKEKEQCIALFDQWSETDQVEFVEHLISHMCHYQHGHINSYLKPMLQRDFITALPAQGLDHIAENILSFLDAQSLCSAELVCKEWQRVISEGMLWKKLIERMVRTDPLWKGLSERHQWEKYLFKNRTTEVPPNSYYHSLYPKIIQDIETIEANWRCGRHNLQRIQCRSENSKGVYCLQYDDDKIISGLRDNSIKIWDKQSLECLKILTGHTGSVLCLQYDERVIVTGSSDSTVRVWDVTSGEVLNTLIHHNEAVLHLRFCNGLMVTCSKDRSIAVWDMASPTDISLRRVLVGHRAAVNVVDFDDKYIVSASGDRTIKVWSTSTCEFVRTLNGHKRGIACLQYRDRLVVSGSSDNTIRLWDIECGACLRVLEGHEELVRCIRFDNKRIVSGAYDGKIKVWDLQAALDPRAPASTLCLRTLVEHSGRVFRLQFDEFQIISSSHDDTILIWDFLNVSTNGQSEGRSPSRTYTYISR; this is encoded by the exons ATGACAGGCTCTCGTAAGCGTCCGTCAGAGGGGAACTGTGACAAGGAGAAGGAGCAGTGCATCGCCCTGTTTGACCAGTGGTCTGAGACTGACCAGGTGGAGTTTGTAGAACACCTCATCTCCCATATGTGCCACTACCAACACGGCCACATCAACTCCTACCTCAAACCCATGCTTCAACGTGACTTCATCACagcactgccag CCCAGGGTCTGGACCACATAGCAGAGAACATCCTGTCGTTCCTGGACGCCCAGTCTCTGTGCTCCGCGGAGCTGGTGTGTAAGGAGTGGCAGAGGGTGATCTCAGAGGGCATGCTCTGGAAGAAACTCATAGAACGCATGGTGCGTACAGACCCCCTCTGGAAGGGCCTGTCAGAGAGGCACCAGTG GGAAAAGTATCTGTTCAAGAACCGAACGACAGAAGTCCCGCCCAACTCCTACTACCACTCCCTCTACCCCAAGATCATCCAGGACATAGAG ACTATTGAGGCTAACTGGCGGTGTGGCAGACACAACCTACAGAGGATCCAGTGTCGGTCAGAGAACAGTAAAGGAGTCTATTGCCTCCAGTACGACGACGATAAGATCATCAGTGGCCTTAGAGACAACTccataaag atcTGGGACAAGCAGTCTCTGGAGTGTCTGAAGATCCTGACAGGTCATACAGGCTCTGTGCTCTGTCTGCAGTATGATGAGAGAGTCATTGTCACTGGCTCCTCCGACTCCACTGTCAG GGTGTGGGACGTGACGTCAGGGGAAGTACTGAACACTCTGATCCATCACAACGAGGCGGTGCTCCACCTGCGCTTCTGCAACGGTCTGATGGTGACGTGTTCCAAGGATCGCTCCATCGCCGTGTGGGACATGGCCTCGCCCACCGACATCAGCCTCCGGCGCGTCCTCGTGGGGCACCGAGCCGCCGTCAACGTGGTCGACTTCGACGACAAATACATTGTGTCGGCGTCTGGAGACCGCACCATTAAG GTGTGGAGCACCAGTACGTGTGAGTTTGTGCGCACTCTAAACGGACACAAGCGAGGCATCGCCTGCCTGCAGTACAGAGACAGACTAGTGGTCAGCGGCTCCTCGGACAACACCATACG gtTATGGGATATAGAGTGCGGAGCGTGTTTGCGGGTGTTGGAGGGTCATGAGGAACTGGTCCGCTGCATTCGCTTCGACAACAAGAGGATCGTCAGTGGTGCCTACGACgg tAAGATCAAGGTGTGGGATCTGCAAGCTGCTCTGGATCCACGAGCCCCAGCCAGCACCTTGTGCCTGCGCACACTGGTG GAGCACTCGGGACGTGTGTTCCGGCTGCAGTTTGACGAGTTCCAGATCATCAGCAGTTCCCATGACGACACCATCCTCATCTGGGACTTCTTGAATGTGTCGACCAATGGCCAGTCAGAGGGCCGGTCCCCCTCACGGACCTACACCTACATCTCCAGATAG
- the LOC124010761 gene encoding F-box and WD repeat domain-containing 11-B isoform X3 produces the protein MEPEMEDNTLELMLSNGPVMTGSRKRPSEGNCDKEKEQCIALFDQWSETDQVEFVEHLISHMCHYQHGHINSYLKPMLQRDFITALPAQGLDHIAENILSFLDAQSLCSAELVCKEWQRVISEGMLWKKLIERMVRTDPLWKGLSERHQWEKYLFKNRTTEVPPNSYYHSLYPKIIQDIETIEANWRCGRHNLQRIQCRSENSKGVYCLQYDDDKIISGLRDNSIKIWDKQSLECLKILTGHTGSVLCLQYDERVIVTGSSDSTVRVWDVTSGEVLNTLIHHNEAVLHLRFCNGLMVTCSKDRSIAVWDMASPTDISLRRVLVGHRAAVNVVDFDDKYIVSASGDRTIKVWSTSTCEFVRTLNGHKRGIACLQYRDRLVVSGSSDNTIRLWDIECGACLRVLEGHEELVRCIRFDNKRIVSGAYDGKIKVWDLQAALDPRAPASTLCLRTLVEHSGRVFRLQFDEFQIISSSHDDTILIWDFLNVSTNGQSEGRSPSRTYTYISR, from the exons ATGGAGCCGGAGATGGAGGACAACACGTTGGAATTAATG cTTAGTAATGGTCCTGTAATGACAGGCTCTCGTAAGCGTCCGTCAGAGGGGAACTGTGACAAGGAGAAGGAGCAGTGCATCGCCCTGTTTGACCAGTGGTCTGAGACTGACCAGGTGGAGTTTGTAGAACACCTCATCTCCCATATGTGCCACTACCAACACGGCCACATCAACTCCTACCTCAAACCCATGCTTCAACGTGACTTCATCACagcactgccag CCCAGGGTCTGGACCACATAGCAGAGAACATCCTGTCGTTCCTGGACGCCCAGTCTCTGTGCTCCGCGGAGCTGGTGTGTAAGGAGTGGCAGAGGGTGATCTCAGAGGGCATGCTCTGGAAGAAACTCATAGAACGCATGGTGCGTACAGACCCCCTCTGGAAGGGCCTGTCAGAGAGGCACCAGTG GGAAAAGTATCTGTTCAAGAACCGAACGACAGAAGTCCCGCCCAACTCCTACTACCACTCCCTCTACCCCAAGATCATCCAGGACATAGAG ACTATTGAGGCTAACTGGCGGTGTGGCAGACACAACCTACAGAGGATCCAGTGTCGGTCAGAGAACAGTAAAGGAGTCTATTGCCTCCAGTACGACGACGATAAGATCATCAGTGGCCTTAGAGACAACTccataaag atcTGGGACAAGCAGTCTCTGGAGTGTCTGAAGATCCTGACAGGTCATACAGGCTCTGTGCTCTGTCTGCAGTATGATGAGAGAGTCATTGTCACTGGCTCCTCCGACTCCACTGTCAG GGTGTGGGACGTGACGTCAGGGGAAGTACTGAACACTCTGATCCATCACAACGAGGCGGTGCTCCACCTGCGCTTCTGCAACGGTCTGATGGTGACGTGTTCCAAGGATCGCTCCATCGCCGTGTGGGACATGGCCTCGCCCACCGACATCAGCCTCCGGCGCGTCCTCGTGGGGCACCGAGCCGCCGTCAACGTGGTCGACTTCGACGACAAATACATTGTGTCGGCGTCTGGAGACCGCACCATTAAG GTGTGGAGCACCAGTACGTGTGAGTTTGTGCGCACTCTAAACGGACACAAGCGAGGCATCGCCTGCCTGCAGTACAGAGACAGACTAGTGGTCAGCGGCTCCTCGGACAACACCATACG gtTATGGGATATAGAGTGCGGAGCGTGTTTGCGGGTGTTGGAGGGTCATGAGGAACTGGTCCGCTGCATTCGCTTCGACAACAAGAGGATCGTCAGTGGTGCCTACGACgg tAAGATCAAGGTGTGGGATCTGCAAGCTGCTCTGGATCCACGAGCCCCAGCCAGCACCTTGTGCCTGCGCACACTGGTG GAGCACTCGGGACGTGTGTTCCGGCTGCAGTTTGACGAGTTCCAGATCATCAGCAGTTCCCATGACGACACCATCCTCATCTGGGACTTCTTGAATGTGTCGACCAATGGCCAGTCAGAGGGCCGGTCCCCCTCACGGACCTACACCTACATCTCCAGATAG
- the LOC124010761 gene encoding F-box and WD repeat domain-containing 11-B isoform X1, translated as MEPEMEDNTLELMDTPVMESQNHVDYLSPTKTTILTKLSNGPVMTGSRKRPSEGNCDKEKEQCIALFDQWSETDQVEFVEHLISHMCHYQHGHINSYLKPMLQRDFITALPAQGLDHIAENILSFLDAQSLCSAELVCKEWQRVISEGMLWKKLIERMVRTDPLWKGLSERHQWEKYLFKNRTTEVPPNSYYHSLYPKIIQDIETIEANWRCGRHNLQRIQCRSENSKGVYCLQYDDDKIISGLRDNSIKIWDKQSLECLKILTGHTGSVLCLQYDERVIVTGSSDSTVRVWDVTSGEVLNTLIHHNEAVLHLRFCNGLMVTCSKDRSIAVWDMASPTDISLRRVLVGHRAAVNVVDFDDKYIVSASGDRTIKVWSTSTCEFVRTLNGHKRGIACLQYRDRLVVSGSSDNTIRLWDIECGACLRVLEGHEELVRCIRFDNKRIVSGAYDGKIKVWDLQAALDPRAPASTLCLRTLVEHSGRVFRLQFDEFQIISSSHDDTILIWDFLNVSTNGQSEGRSPSRTYTYISR; from the exons ATGGAGCCGGAGATGGAGGACAACACGTTGGAATTAATG GACACGCCAGTCATGGAGTCCCAGAACCACGTAGACTACCTCTCCCCAACGAAAACCACAATTCTCACCAAG cTTAGTAATGGTCCTGTAATGACAGGCTCTCGTAAGCGTCCGTCAGAGGGGAACTGTGACAAGGAGAAGGAGCAGTGCATCGCCCTGTTTGACCAGTGGTCTGAGACTGACCAGGTGGAGTTTGTAGAACACCTCATCTCCCATATGTGCCACTACCAACACGGCCACATCAACTCCTACCTCAAACCCATGCTTCAACGTGACTTCATCACagcactgccag CCCAGGGTCTGGACCACATAGCAGAGAACATCCTGTCGTTCCTGGACGCCCAGTCTCTGTGCTCCGCGGAGCTGGTGTGTAAGGAGTGGCAGAGGGTGATCTCAGAGGGCATGCTCTGGAAGAAACTCATAGAACGCATGGTGCGTACAGACCCCCTCTGGAAGGGCCTGTCAGAGAGGCACCAGTG GGAAAAGTATCTGTTCAAGAACCGAACGACAGAAGTCCCGCCCAACTCCTACTACCACTCCCTCTACCCCAAGATCATCCAGGACATAGAG ACTATTGAGGCTAACTGGCGGTGTGGCAGACACAACCTACAGAGGATCCAGTGTCGGTCAGAGAACAGTAAAGGAGTCTATTGCCTCCAGTACGACGACGATAAGATCATCAGTGGCCTTAGAGACAACTccataaag atcTGGGACAAGCAGTCTCTGGAGTGTCTGAAGATCCTGACAGGTCATACAGGCTCTGTGCTCTGTCTGCAGTATGATGAGAGAGTCATTGTCACTGGCTCCTCCGACTCCACTGTCAG GGTGTGGGACGTGACGTCAGGGGAAGTACTGAACACTCTGATCCATCACAACGAGGCGGTGCTCCACCTGCGCTTCTGCAACGGTCTGATGGTGACGTGTTCCAAGGATCGCTCCATCGCCGTGTGGGACATGGCCTCGCCCACCGACATCAGCCTCCGGCGCGTCCTCGTGGGGCACCGAGCCGCCGTCAACGTGGTCGACTTCGACGACAAATACATTGTGTCGGCGTCTGGAGACCGCACCATTAAG GTGTGGAGCACCAGTACGTGTGAGTTTGTGCGCACTCTAAACGGACACAAGCGAGGCATCGCCTGCCTGCAGTACAGAGACAGACTAGTGGTCAGCGGCTCCTCGGACAACACCATACG gtTATGGGATATAGAGTGCGGAGCGTGTTTGCGGGTGTTGGAGGGTCATGAGGAACTGGTCCGCTGCATTCGCTTCGACAACAAGAGGATCGTCAGTGGTGCCTACGACgg tAAGATCAAGGTGTGGGATCTGCAAGCTGCTCTGGATCCACGAGCCCCAGCCAGCACCTTGTGCCTGCGCACACTGGTG GAGCACTCGGGACGTGTGTTCCGGCTGCAGTTTGACGAGTTCCAGATCATCAGCAGTTCCCATGACGACACCATCCTCATCTGGGACTTCTTGAATGTGTCGACCAATGGCCAGTCAGAGGGCCGGTCCCCCTCACGGACCTACACCTACATCTCCAGATAG
- the LOC124010761 gene encoding F-box and WD repeat domain-containing 11-B isoform X2: MESQNHVDYLSPTKTTILTKLSNGPVMTGSRKRPSEGNCDKEKEQCIALFDQWSETDQVEFVEHLISHMCHYQHGHINSYLKPMLQRDFITALPAQGLDHIAENILSFLDAQSLCSAELVCKEWQRVISEGMLWKKLIERMVRTDPLWKGLSERHQWEKYLFKNRTTEVPPNSYYHSLYPKIIQDIETIEANWRCGRHNLQRIQCRSENSKGVYCLQYDDDKIISGLRDNSIKIWDKQSLECLKILTGHTGSVLCLQYDERVIVTGSSDSTVRVWDVTSGEVLNTLIHHNEAVLHLRFCNGLMVTCSKDRSIAVWDMASPTDISLRRVLVGHRAAVNVVDFDDKYIVSASGDRTIKVWSTSTCEFVRTLNGHKRGIACLQYRDRLVVSGSSDNTIRLWDIECGACLRVLEGHEELVRCIRFDNKRIVSGAYDGKIKVWDLQAALDPRAPASTLCLRTLVEHSGRVFRLQFDEFQIISSSHDDTILIWDFLNVSTNGQSEGRSPSRTYTYISR, translated from the exons ATGGAGTCCCAGAACCACGTAGACTACCTCTCCCCAACGAAAACCACAATTCTCACCAAG cTTAGTAATGGTCCTGTAATGACAGGCTCTCGTAAGCGTCCGTCAGAGGGGAACTGTGACAAGGAGAAGGAGCAGTGCATCGCCCTGTTTGACCAGTGGTCTGAGACTGACCAGGTGGAGTTTGTAGAACACCTCATCTCCCATATGTGCCACTACCAACACGGCCACATCAACTCCTACCTCAAACCCATGCTTCAACGTGACTTCATCACagcactgccag CCCAGGGTCTGGACCACATAGCAGAGAACATCCTGTCGTTCCTGGACGCCCAGTCTCTGTGCTCCGCGGAGCTGGTGTGTAAGGAGTGGCAGAGGGTGATCTCAGAGGGCATGCTCTGGAAGAAACTCATAGAACGCATGGTGCGTACAGACCCCCTCTGGAAGGGCCTGTCAGAGAGGCACCAGTG GGAAAAGTATCTGTTCAAGAACCGAACGACAGAAGTCCCGCCCAACTCCTACTACCACTCCCTCTACCCCAAGATCATCCAGGACATAGAG ACTATTGAGGCTAACTGGCGGTGTGGCAGACACAACCTACAGAGGATCCAGTGTCGGTCAGAGAACAGTAAAGGAGTCTATTGCCTCCAGTACGACGACGATAAGATCATCAGTGGCCTTAGAGACAACTccataaag atcTGGGACAAGCAGTCTCTGGAGTGTCTGAAGATCCTGACAGGTCATACAGGCTCTGTGCTCTGTCTGCAGTATGATGAGAGAGTCATTGTCACTGGCTCCTCCGACTCCACTGTCAG GGTGTGGGACGTGACGTCAGGGGAAGTACTGAACACTCTGATCCATCACAACGAGGCGGTGCTCCACCTGCGCTTCTGCAACGGTCTGATGGTGACGTGTTCCAAGGATCGCTCCATCGCCGTGTGGGACATGGCCTCGCCCACCGACATCAGCCTCCGGCGCGTCCTCGTGGGGCACCGAGCCGCCGTCAACGTGGTCGACTTCGACGACAAATACATTGTGTCGGCGTCTGGAGACCGCACCATTAAG GTGTGGAGCACCAGTACGTGTGAGTTTGTGCGCACTCTAAACGGACACAAGCGAGGCATCGCCTGCCTGCAGTACAGAGACAGACTAGTGGTCAGCGGCTCCTCGGACAACACCATACG gtTATGGGATATAGAGTGCGGAGCGTGTTTGCGGGTGTTGGAGGGTCATGAGGAACTGGTCCGCTGCATTCGCTTCGACAACAAGAGGATCGTCAGTGGTGCCTACGACgg tAAGATCAAGGTGTGGGATCTGCAAGCTGCTCTGGATCCACGAGCCCCAGCCAGCACCTTGTGCCTGCGCACACTGGTG GAGCACTCGGGACGTGTGTTCCGGCTGCAGTTTGACGAGTTCCAGATCATCAGCAGTTCCCATGACGACACCATCCTCATCTGGGACTTCTTGAATGTGTCGACCAATGGCCAGTCAGAGGGCCGGTCCCCCTCACGGACCTACACCTACATCTCCAGATAG
- the LOC124010400 gene encoding fibroblast growth factor 18-like isoform X2 codes for MLLVMCNPLQQVFGVDGVNFSVHVENQTRVRDAMSRRHHRVYQLYSRTSGKHVQVLGRRISARGDDGDKYAQLVVEADTFGSQVRIRGKETNFYLCMNRRGKLVGKKASNKSEDCVFVEKVLENHYTALMSARYAGWYVGFTKRGRPRRGPHTLPNQQDVHFMKRFPPGEYPETTPFRFTTVNKRSKRVRAPVTR; via the exons CAGGTGTTTGGCGTGGATGGGGTTAACTTCAGCGTGCACGTGGAGAACCAGACCCGGGTGAGAGATGCTATGAGCCGGCGGCACCACCGGGTCTACCAGCTCTACAGTCGCACCAGCGGTAAACACGTCCAGGTGCTGGGTAGACGCATCAGTGCCCGCGGAGATGACGGAGACAAATATG CCCAGCTTGTAGTGGAGGCTGACACCTTTGGTAGCCAGGTGAGAATCCGCGGCAAAGAGACCAACTTCTACCTGTGCATGAACCGCCGCGGCAAGCTGGTGGGAAAG AAGGCCAGTAATAAAAGTGAAGACTGCGTGTTTGTAGAAAAGGTTCTGGAGAACCACTACACCGCACTAATGTCGGCGCGATACGCCGGCTGGTACGTGGGCTTCACCAAGCGGGGGCGCCCTCGCCGCGGCCCCCACACGCTGCCCAACCAGCAGGACGTCCACTTTATGAAGCGCTTCCCACCAGGGGAGTACCCCGAAACCACGCCCTTCCGCTTCACAACAGTCAACAAGAGGAGTAAGAGGGTCCGTGCCCCCGTGACCCGCTAA